From the Carya illinoinensis cultivar Pawnee chromosome 4, C.illinoinensisPawnee_v1, whole genome shotgun sequence genome, one window contains:
- the LOC122307287 gene encoding uncharacterized protein LOC122307287 codes for MAGVKRRMHCDSDICALHKELDEVLCPICMDHPHNAVLLLCSSHDKGCRSYICDTSYRHSNCLDRYKKLRANSRNSPTLPSSLPVNSHNPGNTSDMNMALSTDLNEASENHNVNVRDTIISAGSPGGEASENHNVNVRDTIISAGAPGGDGPSRFVEIQEGMLETVDSESFQERVEVEDLGVENSSELKLSLQCPLCRGTILGWEVVEEARKYLNLKKRSCSRESCSFFGNYQELRRHARRVHPTTRPSDIDPSREQAWRHLEHQREYGDIVSAIRSAMPGAVVVGDYIIENGDRLAGERQSGAGDTNGPWWTTLFLFQMIGSMDSVGEPRARSRAWTRHRRTAGSSSERRFLWGENLLGLHGNDDNDEDALRILDEDASPVPRRRRRLARSRSNEDRP; via the coding sequence ATGGCTGGTGTAAAACGAAGAATGCATTGTGATTCAGATATATGTGCTCTTCACAAAGAGTTGGATGAAGTTTTGTGTCCTATCTGCATGGACCATCCACATAATGCTGTTCTCCTCCTGTGCAGCTCACATGATAAGGGTTGTAGGTCTTACATTTGCGATACAAGTTATAGGCATTCAAATTGCCTGGACCGCTATAAAAAATTAAGGGCTAACTCTAGGAACAGTCCAACTTTACCCAGTTCTTTGCCTGTAAACTCACACAATCCTGGTAATACCTCTGATATGAACATGGCTTTGAGTACTGACTTAAATGAGGCTAGTGAAAACCACAATGTAAATGTAAGAGACACAATAATATCTGCTGGATCACCGGGAGGAGAGGCTAGTGAAAACCACAATGTAAATGTAAGAGACACAATAATATCTGCTGGAGCACCGGGAGGAGATGGACCAAGTAGATTTGTAGAAATACAAGAAGGTATGTTAGAAACAGTTGATTCTGAATCCTTTCAGGAAAGAGTTGAGGTTGAAGATTTAGGTGTGGAGAACTCATCCGAATTAAAATTGAGCTTGCAATGCCCATTGTGCCGAGGAACCATACTTGGCTGGGAAGTTGTGGAAGAGGCCAGGAAATATTTGAACCTCAAGAAGCGAAGTTGCTCCAGGGAATCGTGCTCGTTCTTTGGTAACTACCAGGAATTGCGACGACATGCCAGAAGGGTTCACCCTACAACCCGACCCTCCGACATTGATCCATCTAGAGAACAAGCCTGGAGACATCTTGAGCACCAGAGAGAGTATGGTGATATTGTTAGTGCTATTCGTTCAGCTATGCCTGGTGCTGTTGTGGTTGGGGACTACATCATTGAAAATGGAGATCGACTGGCAGGCGAAAGGCAAAGTGGCGCAGGGGACACTAATGGCCCATGGTGGACTACTCTGTTTTTGTTTCAGATGATTGGCTCAATGGACAGTGTTGGGGAACCTAGGGCCCGGTCAAGGGCTTGGACAAGGCATCGACGCACAGCAGGATCTTCATCCGAACGGCGGTTTCTTTGGGGCGAGAACCTGTTGGGTTTGCATGGTAATGATGACAATGATGAAGACGCTTTACGAATTTTAGATGAAGATGCATCACCAGTTCCTAGAAGGCGCCGGCGCTTAGCACGGTCAAGGTCCAATGAAGATCGACCCTGa
- the LOC122307773 gene encoding uncharacterized protein LOC122307773 isoform X2, whose product MQILQWLFKVTHEQTKQSTSSPSNKKETTNDHEAKSKHIVLFKHCGLRGRLISKSLKPFKILFRRDIAKACFHGTLNLKRLGSINRRQHRVRSTKMKKEDIARGFGISLKVADTATHAGNKVLPISETTLSTSTNTNDQCGSSEKKDRLKGDKTKTMSRMKELLRWAAAAKSGKGGKFIGRKVLHFRNRGNLRSVPDDDQLSSDSPKISFCWDVESCPTVSSTYSAISMASSSNPTQIQDKDHITSRKGNWITTDSEFVVLEL is encoded by the exons ATGCAG ATTCTTCAATGGCTCTTTAAGGTAACACATGAACAAACAAAGCAGAGCACTTCTAGTCCTTCCAACAAGAAGGAAACAACTAATG ATCATGAAGCTAAATCAAAACATATAGTTCTGTTTAAGCATTGTGGGCTGCGTGGTAGATTGATAAGCAAGAGTTTGAAgccatttaaaattttattcagaAGAGATATTGCAAAGGCTTGCTTCCATGGCACCCTCAATTTAAAAAGACTTGGAAGTATTAACAGAAGGCAGCATCGAGTCCGCTCAacaaagatgaaaaaagaaGATATTGCTCGGGGTTTTGGAATCAGCCTTAAGGTGGCTGATACTGCTACTCATGCAGGAAATAAAGTTTTGCCAATTAGCGAGACCACGTTGTCAACGTCAACCAACACAAATGACCAATGTGGCTCGTCAGAAAAGAAAGACAGGCTTAAAGGGGacaaaaccaaaaccatgtcAAGAATGAAGGAGCTATTGAGATGGGCTGCTGCTGCAAAGTCAGGGAAGGGAGGAAAATTCATTGGCCGAAAG GTTCTTCACTTTCGAAATCGTGGAAACCTGAGATCAGTTCCAGATGATGATCAACTTAGCAGTGACTCTCCTAAGATCAGTTTTTGTTGGGATGTGGAAAGCTGCCCCACCGTTTCCTCTACCTACTCAGCAATTTCTATGGCGTCCTCCTCAAATCCAACCCAAATTCAAGACAAAGATCATATCACTTCAAGAAAAGGAAATTGGATCACCACAGACTCTGAAT TTGTGGTGCTAGAGCtatga
- the LOC122307773 gene encoding uncharacterized protein LOC122307773 isoform X1, translated as MQQILQWLFKVTHEQTKQSTSSPSNKKETTNDHEAKSKHIVLFKHCGLRGRLISKSLKPFKILFRRDIAKACFHGTLNLKRLGSINRRQHRVRSTKMKKEDIARGFGISLKVADTATHAGNKVLPISETTLSTSTNTNDQCGSSEKKDRLKGDKTKTMSRMKELLRWAAAAKSGKGGKFIGRKVLHFRNRGNLRSVPDDDQLSSDSPKISFCWDVESCPTVSSTYSAISMASSSNPTQIQDKDHITSRKGNWITTDSEFVVLEL; from the exons ATGCAG CAGATTCTTCAATGGCTCTTTAAGGTAACACATGAACAAACAAAGCAGAGCACTTCTAGTCCTTCCAACAAGAAGGAAACAACTAATG ATCATGAAGCTAAATCAAAACATATAGTTCTGTTTAAGCATTGTGGGCTGCGTGGTAGATTGATAAGCAAGAGTTTGAAgccatttaaaattttattcagaAGAGATATTGCAAAGGCTTGCTTCCATGGCACCCTCAATTTAAAAAGACTTGGAAGTATTAACAGAAGGCAGCATCGAGTCCGCTCAacaaagatgaaaaaagaaGATATTGCTCGGGGTTTTGGAATCAGCCTTAAGGTGGCTGATACTGCTACTCATGCAGGAAATAAAGTTTTGCCAATTAGCGAGACCACGTTGTCAACGTCAACCAACACAAATGACCAATGTGGCTCGTCAGAAAAGAAAGACAGGCTTAAAGGGGacaaaaccaaaaccatgtcAAGAATGAAGGAGCTATTGAGATGGGCTGCTGCTGCAAAGTCAGGGAAGGGAGGAAAATTCATTGGCCGAAAG GTTCTTCACTTTCGAAATCGTGGAAACCTGAGATCAGTTCCAGATGATGATCAACTTAGCAGTGACTCTCCTAAGATCAGTTTTTGTTGGGATGTGGAAAGCTGCCCCACCGTTTCCTCTACCTACTCAGCAATTTCTATGGCGTCCTCCTCAAATCCAACCCAAATTCAAGACAAAGATCATATCACTTCAAGAAAAGGAAATTGGATCACCACAGACTCTGAAT TTGTGGTGCTAGAGCtatga